Part of the Rhodospirillales bacterium genome, TCCCGGAACTTGAGCCGGTCCCTCAGCAAGCCTTGAGCCGCACACTCGATTTCATGGGCGAACAGATAAGGATCACGCAGGGCGTGCTTGCCATCCTCGTGTTGGCCAGCGTCTGCGAACAGCCTGGCTAGCCGCACCACTCCACGAGCAACAGGTACAAGCCAATGCGGTATTAGTGACCGCCCTCGAATAGATACGCGAGGAGACCGAACGGACGGCCGACAGCGTTGAGCGCGCGCATCGAGCGTGCCAGCGGACAGCCGGAGACTGGTTCTGGCCGGGGCAGTCATTGAGAGAAACTTGTGCAGATTCCAGTTCGGCCAAAGACCCGATTCAAGGTTTGGCGGCACCGGATTCCGGCGGGTGCCGAGGACCTCAAGGGAGGCGCTTACACCATGCACGGGAAGCGGATAGTGCTGCTCAACAGCTTTCCCGCAGAGAAACGATACGTAGTTATTGTCTGCATACGCGATGGGAAGACGCTCCACCTTGCGATTGATGCGACCATCTACACGGCCATGATCGGGTGCTCGGGGCGACGGCTACGCGGGGCGGGCTGTCGCTCGAGAAGCGACGACGGGGCTACATGCCTGCCAGCATCCCGCCGATGCAGATGTCGCGGCTCTCTTCGTAGACAGCGAGCCTCTCCGCGCGGGGTCGGCCAGTGACGGACGGCGCGAAGAACGCGGAGTCCGGTGGAAACGTTGGGACAAGATGAACAGGAGCAAAACGCTCAGGGCGGCGCGGCGCAGACAGCGGAGCGATGCGGCCGTCCGCAGAGGCCGGTTTCGGTCCTAACGGCCGAGGACGGTGTCGATGCCCGCGAGCAGCAGACCGAGCTTGGCCGACGAAATCCGGCCCGTGCGTTCTTCGAGGAGCGACCGGTCGAGCGCGACGATCTGTGTCGCGTTCGCGACGGAATCTTTCGGCAGCCCCGTCATCGCGGCGGTCAACCGCACGTTGCCCGGCGCGTCCTCCCACCGAAGGTTGCTCGTGAGCGGGATGCACACCGCCGTGGCCAGCCGGCTCCGGTTCAGCGCATCGCCCTGGACGACGACGACCGGCCGGCGGAAGCCCGACCCCGACCTCGTCGGCTCGGGTAACTCGGCCCAGCACACATCGCCCTGGGTGATCACCATTCGGTGTCGGTGAGCACCCGCCTGCCGGCGGCAGCGAGGAAGGCGTCATCGTTCCCTCCGACCTGGCCGCATACCCGGTTCATCGCGTCGGTGACCTCGTCTTGCGCATGGCGCGCGAGATATTCGTCGAGCGCCGCCGCGTAGACTTCGCTTCGGGACCGGCGTCCCTGCGAGGCCAGTCGTTCGGCGCGAGCGAAAATGTCGTCGGGGATGGACACGGCTGTTTTCATACCCGCAGTATAACCACCTCCCATGGCGGACGGTCAAGGTCGAGGGGTTCTGGACTAGGTTCAGCGCGCCCACGCAACTTCCAGGCGTCGTCGGCGACCAGATCCGCACGGTCGTGGCCCGGCCGGCGCAGGGACACGACATGTCAGTAACGTCATACTCGGGCGCCGGCACACTGCCGGCAAGCGCTGGACGGTCGAGATTGCCGAGGAGTTCGAGCCTGAGTTATTCGCGGTGCAGCAATTGGCTTGCGGGTCTTGACGAAGGCATAGGACAGACGAAGTTGGAGTGGCCTCCGGCGGCGGCGTCGAAGTCGGCGCGCCATTCGGGGTCGATCATGGCCTTACCGGACAAAGTCGCTCTCGGGGCGTGGGCGGCAGAACATGCGGAGGACGGTGCCGGGCCGGACATGATACCCGCGGGGCGTGCCAGTTTTTCTCGGCGACAGCCGTCGGAACGCGGTCAGGCGGCTCTGCATGGCAAGCAACCTGGTGGTCCCCGCGGGCGCGGTTGCCGGGCGGGCCGCTGAACTCTCAGAAGTGCAAACGGCCAAGACCCCACAAGGGACAAACAGCGACAACTTACGTGGTGTTTGACTGGAGGCGCGACCACGGGCGGCGGTCGGTGGGCGACACTAATGTCGGTGTCTCACGATTGAAACAGCACGCAAGACGGAGTGGGGGCCGCTACTCCAGCGGCTGGACGATCGTGAACGCCCCCCGGATGTCTCCTGCCGCGAAGCCGCGCGCCTGATCGACCGGATACAAGGCGTCAAGCTGGGCAATGATCTCCGGCGCAATACTGCTGCCATGGCATGTCGTACAGACCTCTTGCGTGATGATGGCCTTCATATACCGGAAGTTGCGATGACCGTCGCCAGCCACGATTTCGGCGTGGTCC contains:
- a CDS encoding type II toxin-antitoxin system PemK/MazF family toxin → MVITQGDVCWAELPEPTRSGSGFRRPVVVVQGDALNRSRLATAVCIPLTSNLRWEDAPGNVRLTAAMTGLPKDSVANATQIVALDRSLLEERTGRISSAKLGLLLAGIDTVLGR